The following proteins come from a genomic window of Aspergillus luchuensis IFO 4308 DNA, chromosome 3, nearly complete sequence:
- a CDS encoding putative GABA permease (COG:E;~EggNog:ENOG410PIEB;~InterPro:IPR002293;~PFAM:PF00324,PF13520;~TransMembrane:12 (i57-78o90-109i136-160o180-200i207-228o248-269i290-313o339-361i381-409o415-441i461-480o492-511i);~go_component: GO:0016020 - membrane [Evidence IEA];~go_function: GO:0022857 - transmembrane transporter activity [Evidence IEA];~go_process: GO:0055085 - transmembrane transport [Evidence IEA]), which translates to MALESDNIEGRIYVEGSQNVEKAPKGLVAPKYMGTIRDQRDMSALGRVQVLRRNFKFISILGFGCTLISTWEVILTLLTSGLTDGGTAGLIWGFIIVTAGFALVFASIAEMASMSPTSGGQYHWVSEFAPRRGQKFLSYITGWLCATGWQCAIVAIAYLAGTIIQGLIVLNHPDYEFERWHGTLLVIAITAFSILFNTFLAKNLPMVEGLILIIHVVGLFAIIIPLWVLAPRNSAKAVFTEFYDGGGWGSPGTATLVGLSTTITSMIGYDCSVHMSEEIKDASETLPKAMMSAVGVNGILGFIMIVTLCFTLGDVNNILQSPTGFPFIQIFYNTTRSYAAANTMAAILVITLTASTITEVATASRQLWSFARDQGLPFSSFFAYVTPGWNIPLNSVLVSLVVTALLSLINIGSNLALNAVISLTITSLMSAYILSIGCVLLKRLRGEKLPPRRWSLGRFGMGINIASLAFLFPIFVFSFFPLTKTVDAHSMNWSVVMYLPMVGFASVYYYFWGRYQFIAPVALVKRDIDLNDM; encoded by the exons atggccctCGAGAGTGACAACATTGAAGGACGAATATATGTGGAAGGCTCTCAAAATGTTGAGAAAGCACCCAAGGGCCTTGTGGCCCCTAAGTACATGGGTACTATAAGAGACCAGCGCGACATGAGTGCTCTGGGCCGTGTCCAGGTCTTAAGG CGAAATTTCAAATTCATCTCAATTCTTGGATTCGGCTGTACATTAATCTCCACATGGGAGGTCATCTTAAC ATTATTGACCAGTGGACTGACAGACGGAGGGACCGCTGGGTTGATATGGGGCTTTATCATCGTCACAGCCGGCTTCGCGCTTGTCTTTGCCAGCATAGCTGAGATGGCATCTAT GTCACCAACATCAGGTGGTCAATATCACTGGGTATCAGAGTTCGCTCCTCGCAGGGGACAGAAGTTTTTGAGCTACATAACGG GATGGCTGTGTGCAACAGGTTGGCAATGTGCCATTGTGGCCATTGCTTATCTGGCAGGTACAATCATTCAAGGATTGATAGTGCTAAATCATCCGGATTATGAATTCGAGCGGTGGCACGGTACTCTGCTGGTTATAGCTATCACAGCATTTTCCATCTTATTCAACACATTTCTAGCCAAGAATCTCCCTATGGTTGAGGGACTGATACTCATCATTCATGTTGTGGGCCTATTTGCTATAATTATCCCACTTTGGGTACTTGCTCCGCGAAATAGCGCAAAGGCTGTCTTCACCGAATTCTACGATGGAGGCGGATGGGGAAGTCCTGGCACCGCTACTCTTGTCGGCTTgtctactactatcactTCCATGATTGGATACGATTGCTCTGTTCATATGT CGGAAGAGATTAAGGATGCATCAGAAACACTCCCCAAAGCTATGATGTCTGCAGTGGGTGTTAATGGCATTCTTGGATTCATCATGATTGTTACCCTATGCTTTACTCTGGGAGATGTCAACAACATCTTGCAGAGTCCAACTGGATTTCCATTCATCCAAATATTCTACAACACTACCCGCAGCTACGCGGCAGCAAACACTATGGCAGCTATACTCGTCATCACACTGACCGCCAGCACAATCACCGAAGTAGCCACAGCATCCCGCCAACTGTGGTCATTTGCGCGAGACCAAGGACTCCCATTCTCGTCTTTCTTTGCATAT GTCACTCCCGGCTGGAATATACCTCTAAACTCTGTCCTCGTCTCACTAGTCGTTACTGCGCTTTTAAGTCTCATCAACATCGGGTCCAACCTAGCTCTGAACGCCGTTATCTCATTAACAATCACGTCGCTCATGTCGGCTTACATCCTGTCCATCGGGTGTGTCCTGCTGAAGCGACTGCGCGGTGAAAAGCTCCCACCGCGACGATGGTCGCTCGGCCGGTTCGGGATGGGCATCAATATTGCTAGTCTCGCGTTTCTATTTCCGATATTCGTATTTTCGTTTTTTCCACTGACAAAGACTGTGGATGCGCATAGTATGAACTGGAGTGTCGTTATGTACCTGCCAATGGTTGGGTTTGCATCGGTGTATTATTACTTCTGGGGGAGATACCAGTTCATTGCACCAGTGGCATTGGTAAAGAGGGACATTGATTTGAATGACATGTGA